From the Falco biarmicus isolate bFalBia1 chromosome 19, bFalBia1.pri, whole genome shotgun sequence genome, one window contains:
- the ADAM15 gene encoding disintegrin and metalloproteinase domain-containing protein 15 isoform X5 — MGGGGARALRLLWPLLAAGLLIAAGTGTSGSGAGDSSRQRHAELGRSWHMTPWVLRDNQTLSLAEATQGGFPARLRVLLELEGTRLVLELEQNWELVLGTGALLYYLPNGTQVTQEASKQEHCCYRGTVRGFPGSWASLCACAGLSGHLWLSETRSYGLEPDTGSPLGRHIVYRPREVRLAPRACEQGFLDPPWAEATETEPPWSQRGKRAVAEQRFVELVMVVDYAAFQNYRDLQRVRTRTLEIANQVDAFFQPLGVRVALLAVEVWSEGDRFAVGGSARAALERFLRWRREELLPRLPHDNAQLLTGTRFEDVSVGMSAQASMCSARSGGVSMDHSISVLVVASTVAHQLGHNLGMRHDSAGRFCDCSDLQQDRGCIMASPTGLTPGLSFSNCSRQDLERSLRQGQGWCLSNVPEPRRLAGSPRCGNHFLELGEGCDCGLSVECTDPCCNSSTCQLVPGAECATGDACCQDCQLRRAGDMCREPLGECDLPEFCDGVSPHCPPDTFLQDGQPCAGRRAVCYGGACATYEGQCQQLLGPGAGPVSSSCMTFLNAKGDERGHCGQLPNGSYVACAQQDAGCGMLQCQRGGTHGDRAEGSCQGTVLPRDEDVSDAAMVLPGTACGSGKVCLQHRCQDVSALGDQQCHSRCHGHGVCNNHGHCHCERGWAPPTCESPGAGGSQDSGPAALERGGSALPTALLLSALLGLALALGFCCARRAGLHKHLCQLGKGTSCQYSAETRVRFLGPEAPDGWSGISQPEPRLGSQGPPERPRPPQWRQATELQVMHRSKPPGPAKPPPPQRPLPLNPPGPSLPHSETHPGHPYVTVIPSRPAPPPPAGAPQEA; from the exons GTGACAGCTCACGGCAGCGCCACGCAGAACTGGGACGCTCCTGGCACATGACCCCGTGGGTCCTGCGGGACAACCAGACTCTCAGCCTGGCAGAGGCAACCCAG gggggctTCCCTGCCCGGCTGCGGgtcctgctggagctggaggggacacggctggtgctggagctggagcagaacTG ggagctggtgctgggTACTGGGGCGCTGCTCTACTACCTGCCCAACGGCACGCAGGTGACACAGGAGGCCAGCAAGCAG gagcaCTGCTGCTACCGGGGAACGGTGCGGGGCTTTCCTGGCTCCTGGGCCAGCCTCTGCGCCTGCGCCGGACTCAG cggCCACCTCTGGCTGTCAGAGACCAGGAGCTACGGGCTGGAGCCGGACACCGGCAGCCCACTGGGGCGGCACATCGTGTACCGGCCGCGTGAGGTCCGGCTGGCACCACGGGCTTGCGAGCAGGGATTCCTGGACCCCCCCTGGGCAGAGGCAACAGAGACCGAGCCCCCCTGGTCACAGAGG GGCAAGCGGGCGGTTGCGGAGCAGCGGTTTGTGGAGCTGGTGATGGTGGTGGACTATGCTGCG TTCCAGAATTACCGTGACCTGCAACGCGTTCGCACCCGGACCCTTGAAATTGCCAACCAGGTGGACGCG TTCTTCCAGCCGCTGGGAGTGCGGGTGGCCTTGCTGGCGGTGGAGGTCTGGAGCGAGGGCGACAGGTTCGCGGTGGGCGGCAGTGCCAGGGCTGCACTGGAGCGGTTCCTGCGCTGGCGCCgggaggagctgctgccccGGCTGCCCCATGACAATGCCCAGCTCCTCAC GGGCACACGCTTTGAGGACGTCTCAGTGGGGATGTCGGCTCAAGCCTCCATGTGTTCTGCACGCTCTGGGGGGGTCAGCATG GACCACTCGATCAGTGTCCTTGTCGTCGCCTCCACCGTGGCCCATCAGCTGGGGCACAACCTGGGCATGCGCCACGACAGTGCCGGGCGCTTCTGTGACTGCAGCGACCTCCAGCAGGACCGCGGCTGCATCATGGCATCGCCCACGGG GCTGACACCCGGCTTGAGCTTCAGCAACTGCAGCCGGCAGGACCTGGAGCGCAGCCTgcggcagggacagggctggtgCCTGTCCAACGTCCCCGAGCCCCGGCGCTTGGCCGGGAGCCCCCGCTGCGGCAACCACTTTCTGGAGCTGGGCGAGGGCTGTGACTGTGGCCTCAGCGTG GAGTGCACTGATCcctgctgcaacagcagcacCTGCCAGCTGGTGCCCGGGGCCGAGTGTGCCACGGGGGATGCCTGCTGCCAGGACTGCCAG CTGCGCCGTGCCGGGGACATGTGCCGGGAGCCACTGGGTGAATGTGACCTGCCCGAGTTCTGTGACGGGGTCTCGCCGCACTGTCCCCCCGACACCTTCCTGCAGGACGGGCAGCCCTGCGCCGGCAGGCGGGCGGTCTGCTACGGCGGCGCCTGTGCCACCTATGAggggcagtgccagcagctgctggggccag GTGCCGGCCCCGTCTCCAGCTCCTGCATGACCTTTCTGAATGCAAAAGGGGATGAACGTGGGCACTGCGGGCAGCTCCCCAATGGCTCCTACGTCGCCTGTGCCCAGCA ggatgctggctgcGGGATGCTGCAGTGCCAGCGTGGTGGCACCCATGGAGACCGAGCAGAAGGGTCCTGCCAGGGGACAGTCCTGCCCAGGGACGAGGACGTGAGCGATGCGGCTATGGTgctgcctggcactgcctgcGGCTCTGGGAAG GTGTGCCTCCAGCACCGGTGCCAGGATGTCTCTGCGCTGGGTGACCAGCAGTGCCACAGCAGGTGCCACGGGCACGGG GTGTGCAACAACCACGGGCACTGCCACTGCGAGCGGGGCTGGGCCCCCCCGACCTGTGAGAGCCCCGGCGCAGGGGGCAGCCAGGacagcggccccgccgccctgGAGCGAG GGGGGAGTGCCCTGCCCACCGCCCTGCTGCTGAGCgcgctgctggggctggccctGGCGCTGGGCTTCTGCTGCGCCCGCCGTGCCGGGCTGCACAAGCACCTCTGCCAGCTGGGCAAGGGGACCTCCTGCCAGTACAG TGCTGAGACCCGGGTGCGATTCCTGGGTCCAGAAGCCCCAGACGGCTGGAGCGG GATCTCGCAGCCGGAGCCCCGGTTGGGCAGCCAGGGCCCCCCAGAGCGCCCCCGGCCCCCACAGTGGCGTCAGGCCACGGAGCTGCAGGTCATGCACAGAAGCAAG cccccaggtccAGCCAAGCCCCCCCCACCTCAGCGGCCGCTGCCTTTGAACCCCCCGGGGCCTTCGCTTCCCCATAGCGAGACACACCCCGGTCACCCCTACGTCACCGTGATTCCCTCCAG gccggcccccccgccgcccgccggtGCCCCCCAGGAGGCCTGA
- the ADAM15 gene encoding disintegrin and metalloproteinase domain-containing protein 15 isoform X2, which translates to MGGGGARALRLLWPLLAAGLLIAAGTGTSGSGAGDSSRQRHAELGRSWHMTPWVLRDNQTLSLAEATQGGFPARLRVLLELEGTRLVLELEQNWELVLGTGALLYYLPNGTQVTQEASKQEHCCYRGTVRGFPGSWASLCACAGLSGHLWLSETRSYGLEPDTGSPLGRHIVYRPREVRLAPRACEQGFLDPPWAEATETEPPWSQRGKRAVAEQRFVELVMVVDYAAFQNYRDLQRVRTRTLEIANQVDAFFQPLGVRVALLAVEVWSEGDRFAVGGSARAALERFLRWRREELLPRLPHDNAQLLTGTRFEDVSVGMSAQASMCSARSGGVSMDHSISVLVVASTVAHQLGHNLGMRHDSAGRFCDCSDLQQDRGCIMASPTGLTPGLSFSNCSRQDLERSLRQGQGWCLSNVPEPRRLAGSPRCGNHFLELGEGCDCGLSVECTDPCCNSSTCQLVPGAECATGDACCQDCQLRRAGDMCREPLGECDLPEFCDGVSPHCPPDTFLQDGQPCAGRRAVCYGGACATYEGQCQQLLGPGAGPVSSSCMTFLNAKGDERGHCGQLPNGSYVACAQQDAGCGMLQCQRGGTHGDRAEGSCQGTVLPRDEDVSDAAMVLPGTACGSGKVCLQHRCQDVSALGDQQCHSRCHGHGVCNNHGHCHCERGWAPPTCESPGAGGSQDSGPAALERGGSALPTALLLSALLGLALALGFCCARRAGLHKHLCQLGKGTSCQYRISQPEPRLGSQGPPERPRPPQWRQATELQVMHRSKPAALGLARPDPPSRPLPPDPLPKAPPSDRPPPPTRPLPADPVVAGTQPPGPAKPPPPQRPLPLNPPGPSLPHSETHPGHPYVTVIPSRPAPPPPAGAPQEA; encoded by the exons GTGACAGCTCACGGCAGCGCCACGCAGAACTGGGACGCTCCTGGCACATGACCCCGTGGGTCCTGCGGGACAACCAGACTCTCAGCCTGGCAGAGGCAACCCAG gggggctTCCCTGCCCGGCTGCGGgtcctgctggagctggaggggacacggctggtgctggagctggagcagaacTG ggagctggtgctgggTACTGGGGCGCTGCTCTACTACCTGCCCAACGGCACGCAGGTGACACAGGAGGCCAGCAAGCAG gagcaCTGCTGCTACCGGGGAACGGTGCGGGGCTTTCCTGGCTCCTGGGCCAGCCTCTGCGCCTGCGCCGGACTCAG cggCCACCTCTGGCTGTCAGAGACCAGGAGCTACGGGCTGGAGCCGGACACCGGCAGCCCACTGGGGCGGCACATCGTGTACCGGCCGCGTGAGGTCCGGCTGGCACCACGGGCTTGCGAGCAGGGATTCCTGGACCCCCCCTGGGCAGAGGCAACAGAGACCGAGCCCCCCTGGTCACAGAGG GGCAAGCGGGCGGTTGCGGAGCAGCGGTTTGTGGAGCTGGTGATGGTGGTGGACTATGCTGCG TTCCAGAATTACCGTGACCTGCAACGCGTTCGCACCCGGACCCTTGAAATTGCCAACCAGGTGGACGCG TTCTTCCAGCCGCTGGGAGTGCGGGTGGCCTTGCTGGCGGTGGAGGTCTGGAGCGAGGGCGACAGGTTCGCGGTGGGCGGCAGTGCCAGGGCTGCACTGGAGCGGTTCCTGCGCTGGCGCCgggaggagctgctgccccGGCTGCCCCATGACAATGCCCAGCTCCTCAC GGGCACACGCTTTGAGGACGTCTCAGTGGGGATGTCGGCTCAAGCCTCCATGTGTTCTGCACGCTCTGGGGGGGTCAGCATG GACCACTCGATCAGTGTCCTTGTCGTCGCCTCCACCGTGGCCCATCAGCTGGGGCACAACCTGGGCATGCGCCACGACAGTGCCGGGCGCTTCTGTGACTGCAGCGACCTCCAGCAGGACCGCGGCTGCATCATGGCATCGCCCACGGG GCTGACACCCGGCTTGAGCTTCAGCAACTGCAGCCGGCAGGACCTGGAGCGCAGCCTgcggcagggacagggctggtgCCTGTCCAACGTCCCCGAGCCCCGGCGCTTGGCCGGGAGCCCCCGCTGCGGCAACCACTTTCTGGAGCTGGGCGAGGGCTGTGACTGTGGCCTCAGCGTG GAGTGCACTGATCcctgctgcaacagcagcacCTGCCAGCTGGTGCCCGGGGCCGAGTGTGCCACGGGGGATGCCTGCTGCCAGGACTGCCAG CTGCGCCGTGCCGGGGACATGTGCCGGGAGCCACTGGGTGAATGTGACCTGCCCGAGTTCTGTGACGGGGTCTCGCCGCACTGTCCCCCCGACACCTTCCTGCAGGACGGGCAGCCCTGCGCCGGCAGGCGGGCGGTCTGCTACGGCGGCGCCTGTGCCACCTATGAggggcagtgccagcagctgctggggccag GTGCCGGCCCCGTCTCCAGCTCCTGCATGACCTTTCTGAATGCAAAAGGGGATGAACGTGGGCACTGCGGGCAGCTCCCCAATGGCTCCTACGTCGCCTGTGCCCAGCA ggatgctggctgcGGGATGCTGCAGTGCCAGCGTGGTGGCACCCATGGAGACCGAGCAGAAGGGTCCTGCCAGGGGACAGTCCTGCCCAGGGACGAGGACGTGAGCGATGCGGCTATGGTgctgcctggcactgcctgcGGCTCTGGGAAG GTGTGCCTCCAGCACCGGTGCCAGGATGTCTCTGCGCTGGGTGACCAGCAGTGCCACAGCAGGTGCCACGGGCACGGG GTGTGCAACAACCACGGGCACTGCCACTGCGAGCGGGGCTGGGCCCCCCCGACCTGTGAGAGCCCCGGCGCAGGGGGCAGCCAGGacagcggccccgccgccctgGAGCGAG GGGGGAGTGCCCTGCCCACCGCCCTGCTGCTGAGCgcgctgctggggctggccctGGCGCTGGGCTTCTGCTGCGCCCGCCGTGCCGGGCTGCACAAGCACCTCTGCCAGCTGGGCAAGGGGACCTCCTGCCAGTACAG GATCTCGCAGCCGGAGCCCCGGTTGGGCAGCCAGGGCCCCCCAGAGCGCCCCCGGCCCCCACAGTGGCGTCAGGCCACGGAGCTGCAGGTCATGCACAGAAGCAAG cCGGCTGCCCTCGGCTTGGCCCGGCCCGATCCGCCCTCCCGGCCTCTCCCGCCGGACCCTCTTCCCAAG GCCCCCCCCTCGGACAGGCCGCCCCCCCCCACACGCCCGCTGCCCGCGGACCCTGTGGTGGCAGGCACTCAG cccccaggtccAGCCAAGCCCCCCCCACCTCAGCGGCCGCTGCCTTTGAACCCCCCGGGGCCTTCGCTTCCCCATAGCGAGACACACCCCGGTCACCCCTACGTCACCGTGATTCCCTCCAG gccggcccccccgccgcccgccggtGCCCCCCAGGAGGCCTGA
- the ADAM15 gene encoding disintegrin and metalloproteinase domain-containing protein 15 isoform X7: MGGGGARALRLLWPLLAAGLLIAAGTGTSGSGAGDSSRQRHAELGRSWHMTPWVLRDNQTLSLAEATQGGFPARLRVLLELEGTRLVLELEQNWELVLGTGALLYYLPNGTQVTQEASKQEHCCYRGTVRGFPGSWASLCACAGLSGHLWLSETRSYGLEPDTGSPLGRHIVYRPREVRLAPRACEQGFLDPPWAEATETEPPWSQRGKRAVAEQRFVELVMVVDYAAFQNYRDLQRVRTRTLEIANQVDAFFQPLGVRVALLAVEVWSEGDRFAVGGSARAALERFLRWRREELLPRLPHDNAQLLTGTRFEDVSVGMSAQASMCSARSGGVSMDHSISVLVVASTVAHQLGHNLGMRHDSAGRFCDCSDLQQDRGCIMASPTGLTPGLSFSNCSRQDLERSLRQGQGWCLSNVPEPRRLAGSPRCGNHFLELGEGCDCGLSVECTDPCCNSSTCQLVPGAECATGDACCQDCQLRRAGDMCREPLGECDLPEFCDGVSPHCPPDTFLQDGQPCAGRRAVCYGGACATYEGQCQQLLGPGAGPVSSSCMTFLNAKGDERGHCGQLPNGSYVACAQQDAGCGMLQCQRGGTHGDRAEGSCQGTVLPRDEDVSDAAMVLPGTACGSGKVCLQHRCQDVSALGDQQCHSRCHGHGVCNNHGHCHCERGWAPPTCESPGAGGSQDSGPAALERGGSALPTALLLSALLGLALALGFCCARRAGLHKHLCQLGKGTSCQYSG, translated from the exons GTGACAGCTCACGGCAGCGCCACGCAGAACTGGGACGCTCCTGGCACATGACCCCGTGGGTCCTGCGGGACAACCAGACTCTCAGCCTGGCAGAGGCAACCCAG gggggctTCCCTGCCCGGCTGCGGgtcctgctggagctggaggggacacggctggtgctggagctggagcagaacTG ggagctggtgctgggTACTGGGGCGCTGCTCTACTACCTGCCCAACGGCACGCAGGTGACACAGGAGGCCAGCAAGCAG gagcaCTGCTGCTACCGGGGAACGGTGCGGGGCTTTCCTGGCTCCTGGGCCAGCCTCTGCGCCTGCGCCGGACTCAG cggCCACCTCTGGCTGTCAGAGACCAGGAGCTACGGGCTGGAGCCGGACACCGGCAGCCCACTGGGGCGGCACATCGTGTACCGGCCGCGTGAGGTCCGGCTGGCACCACGGGCTTGCGAGCAGGGATTCCTGGACCCCCCCTGGGCAGAGGCAACAGAGACCGAGCCCCCCTGGTCACAGAGG GGCAAGCGGGCGGTTGCGGAGCAGCGGTTTGTGGAGCTGGTGATGGTGGTGGACTATGCTGCG TTCCAGAATTACCGTGACCTGCAACGCGTTCGCACCCGGACCCTTGAAATTGCCAACCAGGTGGACGCG TTCTTCCAGCCGCTGGGAGTGCGGGTGGCCTTGCTGGCGGTGGAGGTCTGGAGCGAGGGCGACAGGTTCGCGGTGGGCGGCAGTGCCAGGGCTGCACTGGAGCGGTTCCTGCGCTGGCGCCgggaggagctgctgccccGGCTGCCCCATGACAATGCCCAGCTCCTCAC GGGCACACGCTTTGAGGACGTCTCAGTGGGGATGTCGGCTCAAGCCTCCATGTGTTCTGCACGCTCTGGGGGGGTCAGCATG GACCACTCGATCAGTGTCCTTGTCGTCGCCTCCACCGTGGCCCATCAGCTGGGGCACAACCTGGGCATGCGCCACGACAGTGCCGGGCGCTTCTGTGACTGCAGCGACCTCCAGCAGGACCGCGGCTGCATCATGGCATCGCCCACGGG GCTGACACCCGGCTTGAGCTTCAGCAACTGCAGCCGGCAGGACCTGGAGCGCAGCCTgcggcagggacagggctggtgCCTGTCCAACGTCCCCGAGCCCCGGCGCTTGGCCGGGAGCCCCCGCTGCGGCAACCACTTTCTGGAGCTGGGCGAGGGCTGTGACTGTGGCCTCAGCGTG GAGTGCACTGATCcctgctgcaacagcagcacCTGCCAGCTGGTGCCCGGGGCCGAGTGTGCCACGGGGGATGCCTGCTGCCAGGACTGCCAG CTGCGCCGTGCCGGGGACATGTGCCGGGAGCCACTGGGTGAATGTGACCTGCCCGAGTTCTGTGACGGGGTCTCGCCGCACTGTCCCCCCGACACCTTCCTGCAGGACGGGCAGCCCTGCGCCGGCAGGCGGGCGGTCTGCTACGGCGGCGCCTGTGCCACCTATGAggggcagtgccagcagctgctggggccag GTGCCGGCCCCGTCTCCAGCTCCTGCATGACCTTTCTGAATGCAAAAGGGGATGAACGTGGGCACTGCGGGCAGCTCCCCAATGGCTCCTACGTCGCCTGTGCCCAGCA ggatgctggctgcGGGATGCTGCAGTGCCAGCGTGGTGGCACCCATGGAGACCGAGCAGAAGGGTCCTGCCAGGGGACAGTCCTGCCCAGGGACGAGGACGTGAGCGATGCGGCTATGGTgctgcctggcactgcctgcGGCTCTGGGAAG GTGTGCCTCCAGCACCGGTGCCAGGATGTCTCTGCGCTGGGTGACCAGCAGTGCCACAGCAGGTGCCACGGGCACGGG GTGTGCAACAACCACGGGCACTGCCACTGCGAGCGGGGCTGGGCCCCCCCGACCTGTGAGAGCCCCGGCGCAGGGGGCAGCCAGGacagcggccccgccgccctgGAGCGAG GGGGGAGTGCCCTGCCCACCGCCCTGCTGCTGAGCgcgctgctggggctggccctGGCGCTGGGCTTCTGCTGCGCCCGCCGTGCCGGGCTGCACAAGCACCTCTGCCAGCTGGGCAAGGGGACCTCCTGCCAGTACAG CGGCTGA